CGAAACGCCCGACTTCATGGCCGAAAACGTTCGTGAATACGCACAGGCAGGGTATGTGAACATCGTTGGGGGATGCTGTGGCACAACACCCGACCACATTGCAGCGATTGCAGAAGCTGTCCGCACCCTACCGCCGCGTGCCATTCCTACCGTTCCCAAGCGCTTGCGCATGAGCGGCCTTGAGCCGTTAGAGGTACGTCCCGACAGCAATTTTATTAACGTAGGAGAACGCACCAACGTATCGGGCTCGCGTGCCTTTGCTGCCTTGATCCGTACAGAGAAATACGAAGAAGCCGTTACCGTTGCACGTCAGCAAGTTGAGAACGGAGCCCAAATCATTGACGTTAATATGGATGAAGGGCTTCTGGATGCCGAAGAAGCAATGACGAAGTACCTGCTGCTGGTGGCTGCCGAGCCCGACGTTGCCCGTGTTCCCGTCATGATTGACTCTTCGCGCTGGGAAGTGCTGGAGAAGGGGCTTGGGTGCATTCAGGGAAAATGCATTGTTAACTCGATATCACTCAAGGACGGTGAAGATGAATTTATACGCCGGGCGCAGATCTGCAGGGACATGGGTGCAGCCGTCATCGTCATGTGTTTTGACGAAGCCGGCCAGGCCGATACCGTGGCACGGCGGGTTGAAATCGCCGAACGCAGTTATCGCATCCTCACCGACCGGCTGAACTTCCCGCCTGAAGACATCATCATTGACCCCAACGTCCTCACCATTGGCACCGGCATGGCCGAGCATGACAACTATGCCATTGATTTTTTTAAGGCGGTAAAGCTCATTAAAGATACCCTGCCGTCGGTGTCAGTTAGCGGTGGAATCAGTAACGTATCGTTTTCGTTCCGTGGAAACGAACCCGTCCGCCGTGCCATTCATGCCTCATTCCTGTATCACGCCATTCAGGCCGGCCTTGATATGGGCATCGTCAATGCAGGACAGTTAGACGTGTACAGCGAAGTTGATCCCGACCTGATGCAGCATGTGGAAGACCTGGTTTGGAACAAAAGGCCGGATGCCACAGAGCGGCTGCTTCAGTTGGCAGAAGCCTATAAGAAAACACAGACCACGGCTGCAACCCAGGATGCAGCATGGCGCAGTCAGCCCGTACGCGACCGCATAGTGCATGCATTGGTAAAAGGCATTACCGACTACATTGAGCAAGATTCCGAAGAAGCCCGAACCAGCCTCCCCTCGGCCCTTGCCGTTATCGAGGGTCCGCTAATGGACGGCATGAACGTTGTCGGCGACCTGTTCGGTGCCGGTAAAATGTTCCTGCCCCAGGTTGTGAAAAGCGCCCGGGTCATGAAGAAAGCAGTGGCCTACCTTACCCCGTTTATCGAAGCCGAAAAAAAGGAAGGGGGCTTACGCCAGGCCGGCAAGATTGTGCTTGCCACCGTTAAAGGCGACGTTCATGATATCGGCAAGAACATCGTAGGCGTTGTGTTAGGGTGTAACGGCTTTAGCGTTACCGACCTGGGCGTCATGGTCCCAGCCGAGAAAATTATCGATGCCGCTGTTGAGACCCAGGCTGATGCCATCGGTGTTTCAGGCCTGATTACGCCATCGCTCGACGAAATGATTCACGTAGCCACCGAAATGGAACGTCGGGGAATAACTGTACCCCTCCTTATTGGCGGCGCCACAACCTCGCGCACCCACACCGCCGTTAAAATCGAACCCCACTATTCGGGTCCAACTGCACATATTCTTGACGCCTCCCGGGCCGTCCCGGTGTTAACCTCCTTGCTAAACCACGACATGCGTGGACAATTTGCACAGACACTCCGCCAGGAATATGCGGCCGTTCGGGAACAGTATTCCAGAAAAAACAAGTCCCACAAACTGGTCCCCCTGCAGCAGGCACGCCAGAGCCCCTTTCCCACCCCAGTTAAACCGGCCCCGCCACCAAGGCTACCGGGCATCCATCAGTATAACGACATCGACATCGGACAGGTACGAACGTTTATTGACTGGACCCCCTTCTTTTTGTCGTGGGAGCTTCGGGGCAAGTTTCCTGCCATTCTCAGTGACCCTGAAAAGGGAGCCGAGGCCACAGCATTGTTCAATGACGCCCAGGCAATTCTTGATGAAATCGAAGCCAAACGGCTGCTAACTTTGCGTGCTGTATGTGGCATCTTCCCGTGTTGGCGAACCCAGGATGATGTAGAAGTCGAAGGTTACACCCTGAACTTCCTGCGTCAGCAAACCCTTCGGGCTACAGGAACACCCTACCTTTCTTTGGCTGACTTTATTGCTCCCGGCAGTGATCATATCGGAGCCTTTGTTGTAACTGCCGGACACGGAGTGCAGGAGCTTGTTACCATGTACACTGCCGAAAACGACGATTACAAGGCCATCATGGTAAAAGCCATGGCTGACAGGCTTGCTGAAGCTACCGCTGAGTGGCTCCATCACCGTGTCCGGACTGACCTCTGGGGTTATGCGCGGGAGGAAGCCCTTACGAATGAACAACTTATTGCCGAAGCATACACAGGCATACGGCCGGCCCCCGGATATCCCGCATGTCCTGACCACACCGAAAAGCACAAACTCTTTGCTCTTCTCGGAGCACAGCAGCGAACCGGCGTTGAACTCTCGGAATCTCTGGTGATGATGCCTGCCGCCAGCGTTTGCGGCTATTACATCGCCTCAGAGCATGCCCGCTATTTTGGAATCAGTCAAATTGGAGAAGATCAGCTGGAGGATTATGCCCGACGGAAAAACATGGACATCAGCGAAATACGCCGCTGGCTATCGCAACTGCTGGTATAACCTCATGAATCACCACTGCAGGTTAGCAGTAACTGTACCCTCCTCAAACACACAAACCCCGGATAACCAGTTAAGGAATACCGTACGTGACCCAACCACCCATCCGAATCTGTATCATGGGCAGCGGAGCAGGAACCACCGCCCAAGCCATCATGAGCGCAATAGCAGGTGTTCACTATGCCGCAATTGTGCTGATCCTGACAAACACAAGCAAGGCCGGAATCTGTTCTGTTGCCAGTGCTGCCGGAATTCCTTGTGTTGTGGTGGATCCGGCTGATGGAGCGACCATTGTCCGCGAAATGCGAAATCATGGCGTTGACCTGGTTGTTTTGGCGGGATATCTGAAATTATTGCCGGCGGACGTTATTGCTGCAATGGACGGCAGGGTAGTGAATACCCACCCCGCACTACTACCGCGGTATGGAGGTGCAGGTATGTACGGAAAACATGTGCACCGTGCCGTTGCACATGCCGGGGATACTGAAAGCGGTGTCACCCTTCACTGGGTTACCGCCCGGTATGACGAAGGAGCAGTAATCGCGCAGGCTCGGGTTGCCCTGAAACCCGGAATGAGTCCCGAATCAATCGAACAAACCGTCAGACAAACCGAAAAAGAATGGTTGCCCGTCGCAATTCTGGAGCTGGCTCAATCGTTGTGGAAAAAAAGGAATTTGCTAAATTAGTCCTTGCGTAACCTTTTACAACAACGATTGTTAATGACTGTAGAGTACATCAAAAAAAAAACTTGTCGGTTTTTTTTGATTATGTGCTTCAAATTAGTCATTTTGAGAAATTATTATGCCCAGTAGGTTGGGTGTAATATGTAAAAAATTGAAAACCAATTTAATTGTTATTCATTGTTTCATTCCGAGGTCTTCATGAACCGACGAATTCTACTTCTTGTTTTTGCTGCAGGATTACTAAGCGCAACCGCACTTGTAACCGCCGGCGGAACTGACGGAGAGAACGTACAACGGAGGAGTGGCGCCAGCGTGCCTGTTGACTCTTATCCGCTTCCATTCACCAAGGGTGGACCGAACGCCCGCACCAATCCTGCGATCTCCACAGGATACTACTTTGTTGATTCGGATGACGAAGCGCCAGACTTCTGGCGGCCGGATCCTACCCAGTTTGTAGACACGCTTACCGAGTCTGCAACCTGGCGCAGAATCGTTACTGGCCCAAACCAGTTCCCGGACGGATATTGGACAGACCCCACGCAGAATACATACGGCGGGTTTGCCTATTTCCGTAATCCCGGGCAGGCCACTGACTCTACCGACGACGCGGTAGCCGGACCGATCTCCATCGGGTTCCCGTTTTATTTTAACGGAGTCCGGTACGACTCGATCTATATCTCCACGAACGGCCTTCTTGCTCTTACGAACAGAAGGTATTTCTACGAGTATGATCAGAACGGTTATCCTGTCAATAAAACTGCATTGGAAGTAGCACCCGGTGTATTCTCTGCCTACGATCCGGCATCTGATGACCTTCGTACACGTTCCGGTGACGGACAGAACGATAACACTGCCGATAACTGGGGTTATGAATATGTTGCAATGGGTGGCTCGGTGGCATCGCCAACACGTGGTATTCGTACCCGTACCAACACCCAACTGGACGAAGGGAGCCTGGTTAACTCTAACGCATGGACCACTGTTGGCGGACAGTTTGTTCGCCCGGCTCTTATTGCGCCGTGCTGGGATGACATGCAGGTTTCGGTTTATAACTCTGAGCTCAGCTCTGTTGACGATTTTGGTCGCGTGTACTTTAAGCGCTCACCATCAAACGACAAGTTCACTGTTTACTACGTAAATCTTACCCCAATCCGTACCAAGGTTGCATCGGTTGGCGGCGGTCCGGTCTATACCGTAACCTTTGAACCTGACAACCGTCCCGGTCAAGGTGAGCACTACAGCTTTAATGTGCAGATTACGCTTGACAGGAATGATAGTTCGGTTCGGGTGCAATATGAACGATTCTTTGGTATCGCACCGCGTGGAGCTCTTCAACAGTATCCCGCAACTGTATGGCTGCGTTGTAACTCTACGTTTGGTGTTACAGGCCCGTCACGACGGCTGAACTGGTCCGGCTTCCCGTCTTCAATGCCGGCCTCAACACTGCTTGACTACAATGCACCAAAGTACACGCAATTCACTGAATACTGGTTTGATGACCGTAAGCCTGGATGCGGAACCTGCGGTGTACGTGCAACGTCAACAAAGAATGACTTAAACACAACACCCAAGGACTACCTTGCTGTTAAATTCAAGCAATGGAAGAACATCCTTCGTGTAATCCAGGTCTATTATCGTACACACCCGCTGAACGGAAACTCTCCGCTCGACTTCTCGGTTGAAATTCCATCCGACAAAGCCAACAACTACGAAATTCTGGCTGGTGAATCACGTTTGGGTATCATACAGCCGGTTGCAGTTGTTCAGAACCTGACCAACGACATTCAGGGTCCGCAGGGCGTTAACTACGTAAAACAGGGCATTAATTTCAAGGTTCGCTTCCGAATCATCAATGAAGCAACTGGTGAAATTGTTTACAACACGTCCAAGGCTGTTACAAATTCGGCACTGATGGATCCTGACCTGTCGAACATTTCACTGTGCGATATCAACGGTAAAGAGGTCCCCTACACAGCAAAGCACTTTGTAAAGCCGTACGAATTCGTACGTGTTACCTTCCCTCCATTTGAACCCAACCCGTTTATCGATGCTCAAATTGGTCGGATGTTCACCAGCGTTGTTGCCGAGCCACGAGACTCAAACAACATTCTGCTTGGCGATGAATGGCCGTTCGACGATACCACCGGTATTCGTTTGTTCTCGATGCGCCGCCTGAATGGTTTTAATGATGACGTTACGGAATTCCACATCGTTGGCGGTGCTCCAATGCCGTCTGTGTTGAAGTGGGTAAATATTGAATCGGACGTTGTTGACGGTGATGAAGTAACCAACAATCCGCCGCCGCCACGTGGAACCTATACTGCTGCCAATTCTGCAATCTTCTCGCTGAAGTCACCGGTAATCAGAATGAACCGGATGACGCTTGGTAACAACGATATCCCTAACCTGGGTCAGTTTGGCGGTGACCAGTTACGGTCATTCCCAATTAACCTTGCAAACCGCAAGAAGGCAGTTCTGTCATTCTCCTACCAAAGGGCCGGTAAGCTTACATCAATCGCTCGCGGCTTCTCGGATAACCGTCTGATTGGCCCGGAACATTACGTTAACCTCCGTGTAATGAACAACTTCAACGCAAAAGGTAACCGTAAACCCGACCGCTTGCTGCTTGAATTTGCCACCCCATCCAACGATGGTATTAACGGTATTACCAACATTCCAACCAACAACTGGCGACTGGATATTGCCAAGCTTGGCGGCAACGACTACCTGCAACCATTTACAATTTGGGGTGGTGGCGGTTACGGTCGTGGGTACGATATTAAAGACTACAACATGCAGCTTGCCAACGACTACACACCGCCAACCGGTGGTTTGCGCGAAGACCTGTTCGACGATGGTAAGGACGTTGAGTTCTTTAAAGTGACTATCCCGATCCCGGATACCGTTATGCGCTGGAAAAACGAAGGTGGACGTAACTTCCGCTTCCGCTTGTCGG
This is a stretch of genomic DNA from Ignavibacteria bacterium. It encodes these proteins:
- the metH gene encoding methionine synthase encodes the protein MVSNILRKRIMVLDGAMGTMIQPLALTEEDFRGKRFQDHPMVVKGNNDLLALTQPQALRNIHEAYLKAGSDIIETNTFSSTRIAQADYGLADIAYELNVESARIARDLARQYTALNPDKPRFVAGAIGPTNRMLSISPSVTDPGLRSITFTELKDAFAEQVRGLLDGGVDVLLVETVYDTLNAKAALKAIAEVFTSRGSSVPVMVSGTITDQSGRTLSGQTPEAFWISIAHARNLLSVGLNCALGTAMMRPYIAELSAASTVYTSLYPNAGLPNAMGGYDETPDFMAENVREYAQAGYVNIVGGCCGTTPDHIAAIAEAVRTLPPRAIPTVPKRLRMSGLEPLEVRPDSNFINVGERTNVSGSRAFAALIRTEKYEEAVTVARQQVENGAQIIDVNMDEGLLDAEEAMTKYLLLVAAEPDVARVPVMIDSSRWEVLEKGLGCIQGKCIVNSISLKDGEDEFIRRAQICRDMGAAVIVMCFDEAGQADTVARRVEIAERSYRILTDRLNFPPEDIIIDPNVLTIGTGMAEHDNYAIDFFKAVKLIKDTLPSVSVSGGISNVSFSFRGNEPVRRAIHASFLYHAIQAGLDMGIVNAGQLDVYSEVDPDLMQHVEDLVWNKRPDATERLLQLAEAYKKTQTTAATQDAAWRSQPVRDRIVHALVKGITDYIEQDSEEARTSLPSALAVIEGPLMDGMNVVGDLFGAGKMFLPQVVKSARVMKKAVAYLTPFIEAEKKEGGLRQAGKIVLATVKGDVHDIGKNIVGVVLGCNGFSVTDLGVMVPAEKIIDAAVETQADAIGVSGLITPSLDEMIHVATEMERRGITVPLLIGGATTSRTHTAVKIEPHYSGPTAHILDASRAVPVLTSLLNHDMRGQFAQTLRQEYAAVREQYSRKNKSHKLVPLQQARQSPFPTPVKPAPPPRLPGIHQYNDIDIGQVRTFIDWTPFFLSWELRGKFPAILSDPEKGAEATALFNDAQAILDEIEAKRLLTLRAVCGIFPCWRTQDDVEVEGYTLNFLRQQTLRATGTPYLSLADFIAPGSDHIGAFVVTAGHGVQELVTMYTAENDDYKAIMVKAMADRLAEATAEWLHHRVRTDLWGYAREEALTNEQLIAEAYTGIRPAPGYPACPDHTEKHKLFALLGAQQRTGVELSESLVMMPAASVCGYYIASEHARYFGISQIGEDQLEDYARRKNMDISEIRRWLSQLLV
- a CDS encoding T9SS type A sorting domain-containing protein encodes the protein MNRRILLLVFAAGLLSATALVTAGGTDGENVQRRSGASVPVDSYPLPFTKGGPNARTNPAISTGYYFVDSDDEAPDFWRPDPTQFVDTLTESATWRRIVTGPNQFPDGYWTDPTQNTYGGFAYFRNPGQATDSTDDAVAGPISIGFPFYFNGVRYDSIYISTNGLLALTNRRYFYEYDQNGYPVNKTALEVAPGVFSAYDPASDDLRTRSGDGQNDNTADNWGYEYVAMGGSVASPTRGIRTRTNTQLDEGSLVNSNAWTTVGGQFVRPALIAPCWDDMQVSVYNSELSSVDDFGRVYFKRSPSNDKFTVYYVNLTPIRTKVASVGGGPVYTVTFEPDNRPGQGEHYSFNVQITLDRNDSSVRVQYERFFGIAPRGALQQYPATVWLRCNSTFGVTGPSRRLNWSGFPSSMPASTLLDYNAPKYTQFTEYWFDDRKPGCGTCGVRATSTKNDLNTTPKDYLAVKFKQWKNILRVIQVYYRTHPLNGNSPLDFSVEIPSDKANNYEILAGESRLGIIQPVAVVQNLTNDIQGPQGVNYVKQGINFKVRFRIINEATGEIVYNTSKAVTNSALMDPDLSNISLCDINGKEVPYTAKHFVKPYEFVRVTFPPFEPNPFIDAQIGRMFTSVVAEPRDSNNILLGDEWPFDDTTGIRLFSMRRLNGFNDDVTEFHIVGGAPMPSVLKWVNIESDVVDGDEVTNNPPPPRGTYTAANSAIFSLKSPVIRMNRMTLGNNDIPNLGQFGGDQLRSFPINLANRKKAVLSFSYQRAGKLTSIARGFSDNRLIGPEHYVNLRVMNNFNAKGNRKPDRLLLEFATPSNDGINGITNIPTNNWRLDIAKLGGNDYLQPFTIWGGGGYGRGYDIKDYNMQLANDYTPPTGGLREDLFDDGKDVEFFKVTIPIPDTVMRWKNEGGRNFRFRLSVQAMKNATPPMPADDEDNFFVDNVKILFPDEVTDVEFSNISLIWPYTMAPASQVTRIPIRVKLSNNTNLAAPAFSVRLQIKPFGNEVQQIYCRTITVPTLAGNREVLLPFPDANFRNTTPGRYKITGRIFFPGNDLDTTNDSTAADFTILYGPSFAYEENPLNPVNDVPKLQFSGVTGKGLNHRGSSNGGSAGNYYDGGYFYIGGALGAQYTGGYLNGYPGGFGASDQYGADAGNASGQIAARFTLYSQDTVIGYQAYWGELNQDYLNISFSLYQDQGGVPGDTRVANSTILRRRGEDETGQWTEPQFGKYVTYLLEKPVVIAPGEYWVSVAQMGTEGYELGASATRMGMVTTLFSDVPTLGIANRTLLVDKNFRVRNRSGALINDNRFAYELTRFSGDWVQFTPTIGNPGYPHLNSLGMSLGYPTFTQGSWIPLLRPYFGQRSYASPPVFVDCFIPVELTFFEAKARQAGIDLFWETGSEQNNQGFNVERRVLRETTNLTSGKTGLTCTDNSPASDAPWENIGFIAGAGNSTQTLNYRFFDDKVENGYTYEYRLRQHDFDGRESFSNIVSVVKTGLGIALENNYPNPVANKTTFRFRVVNNSKVKLELFDMIGNLVQTLYNGEVAGSTGEYAVEWNGKNADGHDVQSGTYMYKLTAGDDILSKTLTVVR
- a CDS encoding phosphoribosylglycinamide formyltransferase, which gives rise to MTQPPIRICIMGSGAGTTAQAIMSAIAGVHYAAIVLILTNTSKAGICSVASAAGIPCVVVDPADGATIVREMRNHGVDLVVLAGYLKLLPADVIAAMDGRVVNTHPALLPRYGGAGMYGKHVHRAVAHAGDTESGVTLHWVTARYDEGAVIAQARVALKPGMSPESIEQTVRQTEKEWLPVAILELAQSLWKKRNLLN